A stretch of DNA from Microbacterium sp. LWS13-1.2:
TGCACGTCGTTGCCGCGCCCGATCGTGAACACGAAGGCGTGTCCGCTGACGCCGTCGGCGGCATCCGTCACGATCCGGAGGTACGCGGCGGAGTAGTCGGGATCGTGGTTCATCGCATCGGAGCCGTCGAGGCTGAGCGAGGTGGGGAATCGGATGTCTGTCGTCTCGAAGGCGACGATGCGGCTCACGGGGCGGTCTCCTGCAGTTCGCGGTCCGGAAGTCGAACCGCTCGCAGTGTAAACATCCGATGTCTATACTGTCAATCACGCCCCGCGGGCCGCGACGGCATCGACGCCGCCCCGCACGGAGAATCCAGGAGAGTAATGAAGTTCGCGCGCCTCGGCGAGTCCGGTAGCGAGATCCCCGTCGTCCTCGACGGCCATCGTCGCCTCGATCTGCGCCCGCTCACATCCGATGTCGACGGCAGCTTCCTCGCCGACGATCCCGTCGGCCGCACGTCCGCCGCGATCGCCGCGGCGCTCCTGCCCGAGCTGCCGGGCGCCGACGCGCTCCGCATCGGCGCCCCCATCGCGCGGCCGAGCGCCGTCGTGTGCATCGGCATGAACTACGCCGCCCACGCCGCCGAATCCGGGGCGACCCCGCCGAGCATCCCGGTGATGTTCCTCAAGACCCCGAACACCGTCGTCGGTCCGAACGACGCCGTCACGATCCCCCGGGGCAGCGAGAAGACCGACTGGGAGGTCGAGCTCGGCATCGTCATCGGACGCCGCGCCGCGTACCTGGACTCCCCCGCGCAGGCGGCGGATCACATCGCCGGCTTCGTCACCGCCAACGACGTCTCGGAGCGGACGTTCCAGCTCGAGGTGTCGGGCGGGCAGTGGTCCAAGGGCAAGTGCGCGCCCGGGTTCAACCCGACCGGCCCGTGGCTGGTCACGCCCGACGAGGTCGACCCGCAGGCGCTGCGGCTGCAGAGCCGCGTCAACGGCGAGCCGCGCCAGGACTCATCGACGGCCGACATGATCTTCCCGGTCGACCACATCGTGTGGCACCTCTCGCAGTTCCTCACACTCGAGCCGGGCGACCTCGTGCTGACCGGGACCCCGCAGGGCGTCGCGCTGTCGGGGCGCTTCCCGTATCTCGCTCCCGGTGACATCGTCGACATCGAGATCGAGGGTGTGGGCGCGCAGCGCCAGGAGTTCGTGGCATGGGAGGCAGCACGATGAGCGGACAGCTGGACGGATTGGTCGCCGTCGTCACCGGCGGCGCCTCGGGCATCGGCGCCGCCATCGCGAACGTACTTGCCGACGAAGGCGCCGAGGTCGCCGTGCTCGACCGCGACACCTCGGGCGCCGACCCGCGGTTCGCCGCGTTCGCCGCCGACGTGTCGGACCGCGCCGGCGTCGAGGACGCGATCGCTGCCGTGGCCGAACGGTTCGGCCGCATCGACATCCTCGTCAACAACGCCGGCATCGGCGCGCAGGGCGACGTCGCCGCGAACGACGACGACGAGTGGGCGCGCGTGCTGTCGATCAACGTCACGGGGATCGCGCGCGTGAGCGCCGCGGCGCTGCCGTGGCTGCGGCAGTCGCCCGCCGCGGCCATCTGCAACACGTCGTCGATCGCCGCGACCGCGGGCCTCCCGCAGCGCGCGCTGTACAGCGCGTCGAAGGGGGCGGTGCTGTCGCTCACCAGGGCGATGGCGGCCGACCACCTGCGCGAGGGCATCCGCGTCAACGCCGTCAACCCGGGCACGGCCGACACCCCGTGGATCGGCCGCCTGCTCGCCAGCGCGCCCGACCCGGCTGCAGAGCGCGCAGCGCTCGAGGCCCGGCAGCCGCACGGGCGCCTCGTCTCGGCCGACGAGGTCGCCGGCGCCGTGCTCTACCTCGTCAGCCCCCGCGCCGGCTCGACCACGGGCACCTACATCGAGGTGGACGGCGGGATGTCGCCCCTCCGCCTGCGCCCGGCCGGGTCCTGAGGCCCGCGCGAGGTTGCCCCGCGGTTCCACCCGGCCGGGTCCTGCGGCCCGCGCGGTTGCCCCGCGGGTCCGTCCGGCCGGGTCCTGAGGCCCGCGCGATTGCCCGCGGGTCCGCCCGTGCGTCCGCGTCAGCCCGCGGCTCCTGACCCCGTCGTCTCTCCGTTCACTTGCGCTGAATGTTCGCGAAACGCCCGCCGAGCCGTACGCTCAGCGCAAGTGAACGCCCGGAGACTCCGTGGAGCGGCGACGGGGTGGGCGGGTGGGGCGCTCAGGCGAGGCGATAGACCCGCTCGGCGTTCGAGGCGAGCACGGCCTCGCGGTCGTCCTCGCCGAGCCGGTCCGTGACCCACGACGACACGGTCTCGACCCAGCGGCCATACGGACCCGAGACCGGCCAGTCGCCGCCGAACAGGAGGCGGTGCGGGCCGAAGGCGTCCAGTGCGACGTCGAGGAACGGGCGCAGCTGTGCGGCGGTCCACTCTCCCTGCGACTCCGCAGGCAGTCCCGACAGCTTGCAGACGACGTTGTGGCGCCGGGCGAGCCTGCGCAGCTCCGTCGCCCACGGCGTGCCTTCTGCGGGGGCCGCGGCATCCGCCGACCCGACCGGCGGCTTGCCGAGGTGGTCGAGCACGATCGTGAGCTCGGGCACCGCATCGGCCAGGGCGATCACGTCGGGCAGCTGGCTCCAGCGCACGCACGCGTCGAACGTGAGACCGGCCGCCGCTACCGCCCGCGCGGCGTCCCGGAAGCCCGGCGCCGCCGAGAAGCCGTCGGGCTCGGACTGCAGCAGGCGGCGCACCCCCACCACGAGCGGCCTGCTCCCGAACGCCGCGAGGTGCTCGTCGGTCGCTGCGGGGTCCTCGAGCGGGGCGCGCGCGACGATGCCGCGCAGCGGCACGCGCGGTGCCAGTGACGCGACCCAGTCGACCTCGGCGACCGACTGCTCCGGCGCGCACTCGGCCTGTACGAACACGAAGCCGAAGTCGTCGTCGGGCGCGTCCTGCAAGGCGAGATCGAGCTCGTCGGGTCCGAATGATCGGAGCAGCGGTCCCTCCAGCCACTCGTAGGTCAGGACCTCGGGGTCCCAGAGATGGAGGTGTCCGTCCACGACTCGCATGCCTCCATTGTGACGCCGACGCGTCCTTGCCGCGGCATCCCGACCGGATGACATCCGATGTCTATGATGGGCGCGTGGCCGTCACCGACGAAGCGATCGAGAAGATCAAGGACATGATCGTGCGCGGCGAGCTCGCCCCCGGGTCGCGCCTGCCTCCCGAGAAGGATCTCGCCGAGCGTCTGGGCCTCTCGCGCAGCTCTATGCGCGAGGCCGTGAAGGCTCTCGAGGTCATCCGGGTGCTCGACGTGCGGCGCGGCGACGGCACGTACGTCACGAGCCTCGAGCCGAAGCTCCTCCTCGAGGCGATCTCGTTCGTCGTCGACCTCCACGACGACGACTCGCTGCTCGAGATCTTCGCCGTGCGGCGCGTGCTCGAGTCGCATGCGACCGGTCTGGCGGCGCAGCAGGCGGGCGACGACGACGTCGCGGCGCTGGATGCCGAGATCAGCGGCGTCGCCCCTGACACCGACATCGAGTCCCTGGTCGAGCACGACGTGCGCTTCCACAGCGCCATCGCGCGACTCGCCGGCAACGACTACCTCGCCAGCCTGCTGGACAGCCTCACCAGCCAGACGGTGCGCGCGCGTGTGTGGCGAGGGCTGACCCAGGAGGGCGCCGTCGAGCGCACCCTCGCCGAGCACCGGGCGATCCTCGACGCGATCGCCGACCATGACATGGAGCTCGCCACCTCGATCGCCCAGGTGCACATCGCGGGCATCGAACGGTGGCTGCGCCAGGCGCGCGACCGGCCCTGACCCAGCGCGACCGGCCTGAGCCCGGGCGACGGGGCGCCCGCCCCGCCACCCGGACTCCGACGTCATCTGGTCACGTACGACAGGGCGTCGACGCGCAGCATTTCGCCCGACGCCTTCACGAGCCGCAGCGTGTGCTCGCCCTTGCCGAGGCCGTCCTGCGAGAAGACCTCGCGCTGTGTGAGCCGCGCGGCGCTGTGCAGGTCCACGGTGTCGACCAGCGCACCGTCGAGGTAGACCTCGACCTCGCCCTGGTCGGGGGCGGTCGGGCCGATCACCGTGACGGCCGTCCCCTGGAAGGTCAGTTCCACGGCGGCGCCGTCGTCCTCGGTCCAGTGGACGTCGTCGCGCAGGTCGCCGCGGAAGCGGAAGTCCAGGGCCGTGTCGCCGTCGGGGAGCGTCGACAGGTACGACGCGCTGACGGTGACGGCATCCGCTTCCACGGTGTAGTCGGTCCCGCCCTTCAGCGCGGTGCCGTCGCGGTAGATGCCTTCGAGCTCGCCCGGGTCGCGCAGGATGCGGACCGTCGCACCGGCGGGCACCGCACGGTCGAACACGACCGCGCCGACGTCGATCAGACTCTGCTGCACGACGTCGAGCCGGTCGAGCAGCATGAACTGCCCCGACTTCTTGACCACGCGGATGGTGTGGCTGCCGTCGGCGAGGTCGCGCACGCTGTACACCACCTGCTGCACGCCGCGATCCTGTGCCGGGTCGAGATACGTGTCGACGGTGTCGACCAGCACGCCGTCGAGGTAGACCTCGGCCTCACCCTGCGATGAGTGGGTCTCGGTCACCCAGTCGATCCCGGTGCCGACGAAGGTGTACTCGAACGCGGCGCCGTCGGCCTCGGCGTAGTGGACGTCGTCCTGGTAGTCGCCCAGCCCGCGGCCCGTGCTGTGACCCCAGTTGCCGCTGTAGGCGATCGCGGAGTCGCTGTCGTTGACGGCCACGACGTTCGACGCACCGGGCTCGGACGCCGTCCCGCCTTGCGACGAGTCGTACGACGACACGGTGAGCGCCTGCGAGGTGGCCACGATCTCCTTGCCCGCGTTGCGGGACCATTCGCCCTCGTACGACAGACGCGCGTCGTCGTCGTTCAGCGCGATCTCACCGCCCTTGGCGGGCGTGACGGTGAACAGGCGCGTGCCGTGCACCGGGACTTCGTCGGCGGTGAACTCGCCGTCGAAGCTGCCGAGGTTCTTCTGCGCCCAGAGGTCGCGCACCTTCGCGGATCCCTGCAGGCCCAGGTCGGCGAACGACACCTTCATGTCGGCATCCGTCCGATCGAGGTTGAACAGCGCGACGGTGACCGACCCGTCGGGGTTCATGGCGTACCAGGTCTGCTGCTTCGTCGCCGTCGACACGGGGTGGGCGGGGCGGCCGGCCTGGTTCACCGCGATGACCTCAGGGTTCGTCAGCAGCTCGATGCCGTAGTCGTCGAGCCGCGTCATGTCGTTGCCGACGTACATCGGCGCGGCCGCGACCGCCCAGAGCGTCGTCGCCGTGCGCCGCTCGTCGCGCGTCAGCCCGTCCATCGAGCCGTTGCCCACGTTGAGCGAGTCGAAGTCGTTCCAGCCGCGATCCGGTCCCGCGAAGCGCCACCAGTCGGCCGCACGCGGGAAGAGGCGGGCGATGTTGTCCCAGGTGGTGAGGGCCTCGTCGCCGCAGTAGCACTCGACGTCCCACTCGACGCGCCAGCCCTGGGCGTGCTCTGCCCAGTAGTCGGCGTAGCGGATGTCGAGCGCCCACGAGAGCTCGAACCAGATGCCGTTGCGCTCGAGCGCCTGCGACCAGGCCGCGACATCGTCGCGGGCGTCGAGG
This window harbors:
- a CDS encoding SDR family oxidoreductase — its product is MGGSTMSGQLDGLVAVVTGGASGIGAAIANVLADEGAEVAVLDRDTSGADPRFAAFAADVSDRAGVEDAIAAVAERFGRIDILVNNAGIGAQGDVAANDDDEWARVLSINVTGIARVSAAALPWLRQSPAAAICNTSSIAATAGLPQRALYSASKGAVLSLTRAMAADHLREGIRVNAVNPGTADTPWIGRLLASAPDPAAERAALEARQPHGRLVSADEVAGAVLYLVSPRAGSTTGTYIEVDGGMSPLRLRPAGS
- a CDS encoding fumarylacetoacetate hydrolase family protein, producing MKFARLGESGSEIPVVLDGHRRLDLRPLTSDVDGSFLADDPVGRTSAAIAAALLPELPGADALRIGAPIARPSAVVCIGMNYAAHAAESGATPPSIPVMFLKTPNTVVGPNDAVTIPRGSEKTDWEVELGIVIGRRAAYLDSPAQAADHIAGFVTANDVSERTFQLEVSGGQWSKGKCAPGFNPTGPWLVTPDEVDPQALRLQSRVNGEPRQDSSTADMIFPVDHIVWHLSQFLTLEPGDLVLTGTPQGVALSGRFPYLAPGDIVDIEIEGVGAQRQEFVAWEAAR
- a CDS encoding FadR/GntR family transcriptional regulator, yielding MAVTDEAIEKIKDMIVRGELAPGSRLPPEKDLAERLGLSRSSMREAVKALEVIRVLDVRRGDGTYVTSLEPKLLLEAISFVVDLHDDDSLLEIFAVRRVLESHATGLAAQQAGDDDVAALDAEISGVAPDTDIESLVEHDVRFHSAIARLAGNDYLASLLDSLTSQTVRARVWRGLTQEGAVERTLAEHRAILDAIADHDMELATSIAQVHIAGIERWLRQARDRP
- a CDS encoding amidohydrolase family protein codes for the protein MRVVDGHLHLWDPEVLTYEWLEGPLLRSFGPDELDLALQDAPDDDFGFVFVQAECAPEQSVAEVDWVASLAPRVPLRGIVARAPLEDPAATDEHLAAFGSRPLVVGVRRLLQSEPDGFSAAPGFRDAARAVAAAGLTFDACVRWSQLPDVIALADAVPELTIVLDHLGKPPVGSADAAAPAEGTPWATELRRLARRHNVVCKLSGLPAESQGEWTAAQLRPFLDVALDAFGPHRLLFGGDWPVSGPYGRWVETVSSWVTDRLGEDDREAVLASNAERVYRLA
- a CDS encoding X2-like carbohydrate binding domain-containing protein, with the protein product MDTYDRHARRPRRLAAFAAGALTLGLGATAAYAAPPAEASVSPATTAPAASAPAATAPAPAATAPAEELGARPYMGWSSYSMQVYSGSGSTWITADQIIAQSDAMHEKLQSAGYEYINIDAAWNGGTDEYGRPTPSTTLFPNGLQAVIDHIHGNGQKVGLYAIPGISPEVHEADLPIYGAPDCSTGDIVKQPIQQADYWNIGYRLDFANPCAQVYVHSIADMFGEWGIDFLKFDSVTPGSGIGDLSLDARDDVAAWSQALERNGIWFELSWALDIRYADYWAEHAQGWRVEWDVECYCGDEALTTWDNIARLFPRAADWWRFAGPDRGWNDFDSLNVGNGSMDGLTRDERRTATTLWAVAAAPMYVGNDMTRLDDYGIELLTNPEVIAVNQAGRPAHPVSTATKQQTWYAMNPDGSVTVALFNLDRTDADMKVSFADLGLQGSAKVRDLWAQKNLGSFDGEFTADEVPVHGTRLFTVTPAKGGEIALNDDDARLSYEGEWSRNAGKEIVATSQALTVSSYDSSQGGTASEPGASNVVAVNDSDSAIAYSGNWGHSTGRGLGDYQDDVHYAEADGAAFEYTFVGTGIDWVTETHSSQGEAEVYLDGVLVDTVDTYLDPAQDRGVQQVVYSVRDLADGSHTIRVVKKSGQFMLLDRLDVVQQSLIDVGAVVFDRAVPAGATVRILRDPGELEGIYRDGTALKGGTDYTVEADAVTVSASYLSTLPDGDTALDFRFRGDLRDDVHWTEDDGAAVELTFQGTAVTVIGPTAPDQGEVEVYLDGALVDTVDLHSAARLTQREVFSQDGLGKGEHTLRLVKASGEMLRVDALSYVTR